The following are from one region of the Prevotella communis genome:
- the obgE gene encoding GTPase ObgE: MESNFVDYVKIMCRSGKGGKGSMHLKHVKYNPNGGPDGGDGGKGGSIILRGNHNYWTLLHLKYERHIFAEHGGNGGRDKCHGTDGKDIYIDVPPGTVVYNAETGKFVCDVAYDGQEVLLLKGGRGGLGNFQFRTATNQAPRYAQPGEPMQEMTVILELKLLADVGLVGFPNAGKSTLVSSLSNARPKIANYPFTTMEPSLGIVGYRDGKSFVMADIPGIIEGASEGKGLGLRFLRHIERNSLLLFMVPGDTDDIKREYEILLNELKQFNPEMLSKHRVLAVTKCDLLDEELIEMLKDTLPQDLPVVFISAVTGFGLEELKDVLWRELNAESNKLQAITAEDTLVHRDKDMSVFAQELEDEGEDEDIEYVDVEDVDDLDDFEYEDENEDE, encoded by the coding sequence ATGGAAAGCAATTTCGTAGACTACGTAAAAATCATGTGCCGCTCGGGTAAGGGCGGTAAGGGCAGCATGCACCTGAAGCATGTGAAATACAATCCTAACGGCGGTCCCGACGGTGGCGACGGCGGTAAGGGTGGTAGCATCATCCTGCGTGGCAACCACAACTACTGGACGCTGCTCCACCTGAAATACGAGCGTCATATCTTTGCGGAGCATGGCGGCAACGGCGGACGCGACAAGTGTCATGGCACCGACGGCAAGGATATCTATATCGACGTACCCCCCGGCACGGTGGTCTATAATGCCGAGACGGGAAAGTTCGTCTGCGACGTGGCCTACGACGGACAGGAGGTGCTGCTCCTGAAGGGCGGACGCGGCGGTCTGGGCAATTTCCAGTTCCGCACGGCTACCAACCAGGCACCCCGCTATGCGCAGCCCGGTGAACCGATGCAGGAGATGACCGTCATCCTGGAGCTGAAGCTCCTGGCCGATGTTGGTCTGGTGGGCTTCCCCAATGCGGGCAAGTCCACGCTGGTCAGTTCGCTGAGCAATGCCCGTCCTAAGATTGCCAACTATCCCTTCACCACGATGGAGCCCTCGCTGGGCATCGTGGGCTATCGCGACGGCAAGTCGTTTGTGATGGCCGACATCCCCGGTATCATTGAGGGTGCCTCTGAGGGTAAGGGCCTCGGCCTGCGTTTCCTGCGCCATATTGAGCGCAACTCCCTGCTGCTCTTCATGGTCCCCGGCGACACGGATGATATCAAGCGTGAATACGAGATTCTGCTCAACGAACTGAAGCAGTTCAACCCCGAGATGCTCTCCAAGCACCGCGTGCTGGCCGTCACCAAGTGCGACCTGCTCGACGAGGAGCTGATCGAGATGCTCAAGGACACCCTGCCCCAGGATCTCCCTGTGGTGTTTATCTCTGCCGTCACCGGTTTCGGTCTGGAAGAGCTGAAGGATGTGCTGTGGCGCGAACTGAATGCCGAGAGCAACAAGCTGCAGGCCATCACTGCAGAGGATACCTTAGTACACCGTGACAAGGATATGTCCGTCTTTGCCCAGGAACTGGAAGATGAGGGTGAGGACGAAGACATTGAATACGTGGATGTTGAGGACGTTGACGACCTCGACGATTTTGAATACGAAGACGAAAATGAAGACGAATGA
- a CDS encoding M23 family metallopeptidase produces the protein MRHRLFAAFLISFLAVVTSWAQPPLKLPGYRQSLINYKSLHFELYPFMTDFSMPRHAIVPMAPGSYVYNPFGGGTRFILHLENFADSDWCYLLRKSKVISPYGGRGGRHHSGTDIKSFPNDSVRAVFDGTVVMAGPFSGYGNCVQIRHINGLTTLYSHNSRNLVKAGDQVTAGQVVALEGRTGRATTDHVHFEVRVAGRHVNSNLIFDHEHHRLHKHQVVFEKNGNAHIRK, from the coding sequence ATGAGACATCGACTGTTTGCAGCCTTTCTGATTTCCTTCCTGGCTGTTGTGACCTCCTGGGCACAGCCGCCCCTGAAGTTGCCGGGCTACAGGCAGAGTCTCATCAACTATAAGTCACTTCATTTCGAACTATACCCCTTCATGACCGACTTCTCGATGCCAAGGCATGCCATTGTGCCTATGGCACCGGGAAGTTATGTTTATAACCCCTTTGGCGGCGGCACCCGGTTCATCCTTCACCTGGAGAATTTCGCCGATTCCGACTGGTGCTACCTGCTCAGGAAATCCAAGGTCATCAGTCCCTATGGCGGACGCGGTGGCCGGCACCATTCCGGCACAGACATCAAGAGTTTCCCCAACGACAGCGTGCGGGCCGTCTTCGACGGTACCGTGGTGATGGCGGGTCCTTTCTCGGGCTATGGCAACTGCGTGCAGATACGCCACATAAACGGACTCACCACCCTCTACAGTCACAACAGTCGCAACCTGGTGAAGGCAGGCGACCAAGTCACTGCAGGTCAGGTTGTTGCCCTGGAGGGACGCACCGGCCGTGCCACCACTGACCACGTGCATTTCGAGGTTCGCGTGGCCGGTCGCCATGTCAATTCCAACCTCATTTTCGACCACGAGCACCACCGCCTCCACAAGCACCAGGTTGTATTCGAAAAGAACGGTAATGCTCATATTCGGAAGTAG
- a CDS encoding TonB-dependent receptor, whose product MQKKLFFLVALMLTMTLSVVAQVTTSSMTGKVSMEGSNEEIIGASVQAVHEPSGTRYTAVTNVNGRFTIQGMRTGGPYAVTVSYIGHQTKTMKGITLQLGETYNLNVSLSENSNDLAEVVVSGKASKFSAEKTGASTNINNEQLMMMPSLDRSLATVAKLSPYSGGGMNLAGADPRSTNFTIDGANFNNSFGLTSDLPGGGTPISIDAIEEMQVVIAPFDVRQTNFIGGGINAVTKSGTNEFKGTVYGFYRDKSMRGNKINGQDLGTRATDTKKTYGFTLGGPILKNKLFFFVNYEKELTPKEVVQYRAREDGETPGGMVSRTTKTDMERVANFLRTQYGYDPGSYTDFPAEDTNEKFLARLDWNITDAHHLALRYNKTKVEDWRPTNAMSSDVSLYGGTKFNLGRISASSMAYSNSLYYFHNDVESFSADLNSRFGQKASNQLLFTHTFQDDSRGTPSSNFPFIDILYDGAYEPYISAGYELFSYNNGVKTKTTNITDNFTLYMGSHKLTAGARFEHIYADNSYLRNGTGYYRFKSVDDFLNMKAPDAVAFTYGYDGISDPTSAVRYNQIGLYLQDEWQATNRLKLTYGLRADNIIFDDQDIARNDKIYARDFGGYHIDTGRWPESKWQLSPRVGFTWDVFGDKSLKVRGGSGLFLGRFPLVYLTNMPQNAAMFQFNYAAGYTATGTAAENLERTTPIDIDAKLQGLAGKLLGVNDLKNYFEVPLTNADHVDAKSMTGVSNDFKMPQVWKSSIAIDYQLPVSFPFTVTGEFIYNKSINAVYMDNINIKDDDPSSMQHFNGADSRIKYTSNDFYYTPNSSYYAVMLKNTSKGYGYTANITLNAEPVKNLKLMAAYTRTESQEVSGLPGQNAVSTWTSTLSAEGPNSTKLHRSNYVTPDQVMASVNYYIPAKVSSSFLLGTHVSLFYKAYSAGNLSYFYSNDMNGDGVSMDLMYIPANDNEIQFKSEADRVAFWRFVEQDDYLSSHKGQYAEAYAARAPWLHRIDLHLAEDFQLTIGKTKHKLQASLDLINLGNLINSEWGVPKIAQVCNYGQILKYEGVDATNTPIFSMNKVNGKYPTQTWDTNMSYSNCWKMQIGLKYFFN is encoded by the coding sequence ATGCAGAAGAAACTATTCTTTCTGGTTGCCCTAATGTTGACAATGACCTTGTCAGTAGTGGCACAGGTGACTACTTCCAGCATGACCGGTAAGGTCTCTATGGAGGGTAGTAACGAGGAGATTATTGGTGCATCTGTGCAAGCTGTGCATGAGCCTTCAGGCACACGCTACACCGCTGTGACCAATGTGAACGGACGCTTCACCATTCAGGGTATGCGTACTGGTGGTCCTTATGCCGTGACCGTGTCTTACATCGGTCATCAGACCAAGACGATGAAGGGTATCACCCTCCAGCTTGGTGAGACCTACAACCTGAACGTATCACTCTCTGAAAACAGTAACGACCTCGCCGAGGTGGTGGTAAGCGGTAAGGCTTCCAAGTTCTCTGCCGAGAAGACTGGTGCCTCAACCAACATCAACAACGAGCAGTTGATGATGATGCCTTCTCTGGACCGCAGTCTGGCTACCGTGGCTAAGCTGTCACCTTATTCCGGTGGTGGCATGAACCTGGCCGGTGCCGACCCCCGTTCTACCAACTTCACCATTGACGGTGCCAACTTCAACAACAGTTTCGGTCTGACTTCCGACCTGCCTGGTGGCGGCACGCCTATCTCTATCGACGCCATTGAGGAGATGCAGGTGGTCATCGCACCTTTCGACGTGCGCCAGACCAACTTCATCGGTGGTGGTATCAATGCTGTTACCAAGTCGGGTACCAACGAGTTCAAGGGTACTGTCTACGGCTTCTACCGCGACAAGTCCATGCGTGGTAACAAGATCAACGGTCAGGACCTCGGCACCCGTGCTACCGACACCAAGAAGACCTACGGTTTCACCCTGGGTGGCCCAATCCTCAAGAATAAGTTGTTCTTCTTCGTCAACTATGAAAAGGAACTGACCCCGAAGGAGGTTGTACAGTACCGCGCACGCGAGGATGGCGAGACTCCTGGCGGCATGGTATCACGTACCACCAAGACGGATATGGAGCGCGTGGCTAATTTCCTGCGCACACAGTATGGCTACGACCCAGGTTCTTACACTGACTTCCCCGCCGAGGATACCAACGAGAAGTTCCTGGCCCGTCTGGACTGGAACATCACGGATGCCCATCACCTGGCTCTGCGCTATAACAAGACCAAGGTAGAGGACTGGCGTCCTACAAATGCTATGTCAAGCGATGTTTCCCTGTATGGCGGTACCAAGTTCAACCTCGGCCGTATCAGTGCCAGCAGTATGGCTTATTCAAACAGCCTGTACTATTTCCACAATGACGTGGAGTCTTTCTCTGCCGACCTGAACAGCCGTTTCGGTCAGAAGGCCAGCAACCAGTTGCTGTTTACCCATACTTTCCAGGACGACAGCCGTGGCACGCCTTCAAGCAACTTCCCCTTCATCGACATCCTGTATGATGGAGCCTACGAGCCTTATATCTCTGCCGGTTATGAGTTGTTCTCATACAACAACGGTGTGAAGACCAAGACTACCAACATCACGGACAACTTCACCCTCTACATGGGTTCTCATAAGCTCACTGCCGGTGCCCGCTTCGAGCATATCTATGCCGACAACTCTTATCTGCGTAACGGTACAGGTTACTACCGTTTCAAGAGCGTGGACGACTTCCTCAACATGAAGGCGCCCGATGCAGTAGCGTTCACCTACGGCTATGATGGCATCAGCGATCCTACCAGCGCCGTGCGCTACAACCAGATTGGCCTGTACCTGCAGGATGAGTGGCAGGCTACCAACCGCCTGAAGCTGACCTACGGTCTTCGTGCCGACAATATCATCTTCGACGACCAGGATATCGCACGTAATGATAAGATCTACGCACGCGACTTCGGTGGCTATCATATCGATACTGGCCGCTGGCCTGAAAGCAAGTGGCAGCTCTCTCCACGTGTGGGCTTCACATGGGATGTATTCGGCGACAAGAGCCTGAAGGTACGCGGAGGTTCTGGTCTCTTCCTGGGACGCTTCCCCTTGGTTTACCTGACCAACATGCCCCAGAATGCCGCTATGTTCCAGTTCAACTATGCTGCCGGTTATACCGCAACAGGCACGGCTGCCGAGAACCTGGAGCGCACCACACCGATTGATATTGATGCCAAGCTGCAGGGCCTGGCTGGCAAGCTGCTGGGTGTGAACGACCTGAAGAACTACTTCGAGGTGCCCCTGACCAATGCCGACCACGTGGATGCCAAGAGCATGACTGGTGTGAGCAACGACTTCAAGATGCCTCAGGTATGGAAGTCAAGCATCGCCATCGACTATCAGCTCCCCGTTTCGTTCCCCTTCACGGTGACCGGTGAGTTCATCTACAACAAGAGCATTAATGCTGTCTACATGGACAATATCAATATCAAGGACGATGATCCTTCTTCTATGCAGCACTTCAACGGAGCAGACAGCCGTATTAAGTATACCAGCAACGACTTCTACTACACACCGAATAGTTCATACTATGCTGTGATGCTGAAGAATACGTCCAAGGGCTATGGCTACACCGCCAATATCACCCTGAACGCAGAGCCTGTGAAGAACCTGAAGCTGATGGCTGCCTACACACGCACCGAGTCTCAGGAGGTATCTGGTCTGCCCGGACAGAACGCCGTGTCTACATGGACCAGCACCCTGTCGGCCGAAGGACCTAACTCTACCAAGCTGCACCGCTCTAACTACGTGACACCCGACCAGGTGATGGCATCTGTCAACTACTACATCCCTGCCAAGGTATCAAGCAGCTTCCTGCTGGGCACGCACGTGAGCCTGTTCTACAAGGCCTACTCTGCAGGCAACCTGAGCTACTTCTACAGCAATGATATGAATGGCGACGGTGTGTCTATGGACCTGATGTACATCCCTGCCAACGATAACGAGATCCAGTTCAAGAGCGAGGCCGACCGCGTTGCTTTCTGGCGCTTCGTAGAGCAGGACGACTATCTGAGCAGCCACAAGGGTCAGTATGCCGAGGCTTATGCCGCCCGTGCTCCCTGGCTCCATCGCATCGACTTGCACCTGGCAGAGGACTTCCAGCTGACTATTGGCAAGACCAAGCACAAGCTGCAGGCATCACTCGACCTGATCAACCTGGGCAACCTGATCAACTCTGAATGGGGTGTTCCCAAGATTGCACAGGTATGTAACTACGGTCAGATTCTGAAGTACGAGGGTGTTGACGCAACCAACACACCTATCTTCTCAATGAACAAGGTCAATGGCAAATATCCCACCCAGACATGGGATACCAACATGAGCTACAGCAACTGCTGGAAGATGCAGATTGGACTTAAATACTTCTTCAACTAA